The following proteins are encoded in a genomic region of Flexivirga oryzae:
- a CDS encoding metallophosphoesterase family protein, translating into MMPNTMILRFRDFEADTISVHRAVLESQSGVWWAWWKKDSEQGHEPEIEALSHQLPIQIGLINRQSDTRFVATCTRTAVGPGNSRLKSPEPSRTPAYYRDAAFPAWFMLTSIDQITNSEWDRRFGAVPVGEPTLFIVPENSPQAARQALYDTVKRNPVPVRSPVILHLSDLHFGSDYAFPLVSRTVPTQKTPLDEAIVDGLKSAQVDPIGLVLVSGDITTHGDGFNDAQVFLESLLDRLGLSPDQMVMVPGNHDIELDSTKTTRSYAAELPFRNFATVVHGEAGRNRELNHLSWFSVDGAREMLVLGLNSVRPRSSGTMDYGYVGRDLYGPLLEEARELRSAILAEEGTPPLCIGMLHHHVLPTPLVEDPDEKRKVSLTLDAGQLIEDLQRAGFDAILHGHQHIPFIGSTSRSWCDEQTGKWVVPRPIHVIGGGSCGARVDRLWNQMRQNAIGVYSVGDDLLNVRMFQFAPGARFSQFLHVPLAIPSR; encoded by the coding sequence ATGATGCCTAACACCATGATTCTACGATTTAGGGACTTCGAAGCGGACACGATCAGTGTCCATCGCGCCGTCCTTGAATCTCAAAGCGGAGTCTGGTGGGCATGGTGGAAGAAGGACTCCGAGCAAGGTCATGAACCAGAGATTGAGGCGCTGTCTCATCAGCTTCCCATTCAGATTGGTCTGATTAATCGACAGAGCGACACTCGATTCGTAGCTACGTGTACCAGGACCGCTGTAGGCCCAGGTAATTCGCGTCTCAAAAGCCCAGAACCCTCGCGAACACCTGCCTATTACCGAGACGCGGCATTTCCGGCTTGGTTCATGTTGACGTCAATCGATCAGATCACGAATAGTGAATGGGACCGGCGATTCGGTGCCGTCCCAGTGGGCGAACCAACGCTCTTTATCGTTCCAGAGAATTCACCTCAGGCGGCGCGACAGGCGCTCTATGACACGGTGAAGCGCAACCCCGTACCTGTGCGCAGCCCTGTAATTTTGCACCTTTCGGACCTGCATTTTGGGTCCGACTACGCGTTCCCCCTCGTCTCTCGCACAGTCCCAACTCAGAAAACTCCGTTGGACGAAGCCATTGTGGACGGACTGAAATCTGCGCAGGTTGATCCCATTGGCCTAGTCCTGGTGTCCGGCGATATCACCACGCACGGGGATGGATTCAATGATGCTCAGGTGTTCCTTGAGAGCCTGCTGGACCGATTGGGCTTGTCACCGGACCAAATGGTGATGGTTCCTGGAAACCACGACATTGAACTTGATAGCACAAAGACGACGCGTAGCTATGCTGCCGAGCTTCCCTTTCGAAACTTTGCGACCGTTGTTCACGGAGAAGCTGGGCGCAATCGAGAACTGAATCACCTTTCGTGGTTTAGCGTCGATGGTGCGCGTGAGATGCTGGTCCTCGGATTAAATTCTGTGAGGCCACGCAGTTCCGGAACGATGGATTATGGGTACGTCGGACGAGATCTTTATGGCCCCCTTCTTGAAGAGGCGCGAGAATTGCGCTCGGCGATTCTGGCCGAAGAGGGGACACCACCGCTGTGCATCGGCATGTTGCATCACCACGTGCTCCCAACGCCGCTGGTTGAGGATCCTGACGAGAAGCGTAAGGTGAGCCTTACTCTCGATGCGGGTCAGTTGATCGAGGATCTTCAGCGTGCGGGTTTTGATGCGATTCTGCACGGACATCAACATATTCCGTTCATAGGAAGTACGTCTCGATCATGGTGCGACGAGCAAACAGGAAAATGGGTCGTTCCACGGCCGATTCATGTGATAGGTGGGGGTAGCTGCGGTGCGAGAGTAGATCGTCTCTGGAATCAGATGCGGCAGAACGCAATCGGGGTCTACTCAGTTGGTGATGATCTGCTGAATGTTCGAATGTTTCAGTTCGCACCTGGTGCTCGGTTTAGTCAGTTTTTGCACGTGCCGCTGGCTATCCCATCGCGCTGA
- a CDS encoding SLATT domain-containing protein, whose amino-acid sequence MFGHGRRQDVGLLGGGLTQTTGDVERALNELHGAVVSKIEEVDRWYLSDKRRKRVASRTLRAFAILLTALGSIWPLAISASSTSSSPSWGYAFLAAAGASIAFDRFFGLSLAWMRDLAAHEQIRALHTQFVFDWAQECLASTGQSDVGARLSILRSVAEDLGSIVSSETATWTVQLGTLVDSLERSVSPLGGEQRGAGADTADR is encoded by the coding sequence ATGTTCGGGCACGGACGTCGACAGGATGTGGGCCTGCTAGGTGGCGGGCTCACGCAAACAACCGGTGACGTCGAGCGAGCGCTCAACGAGTTGCACGGTGCGGTTGTCTCGAAAATCGAGGAGGTCGACCGTTGGTATCTTTCAGATAAGCGACGCAAGCGAGTTGCATCGCGAACGTTGCGCGCCTTCGCGATCTTGCTCACCGCTCTGGGAAGCATCTGGCCGTTGGCCATCTCGGCTTCGTCCACCTCGTCGAGCCCGAGTTGGGGGTACGCCTTCCTCGCGGCAGCGGGTGCGAGCATCGCCTTCGACCGCTTCTTCGGTCTGTCTCTGGCCTGGATGCGAGATCTCGCGGCCCACGAGCAAATCAGAGCACTGCATACCCAATTCGTGTTCGACTGGGCACAGGAGTGTCTGGCGTCGACCGGTCAATCCGACGTAGGGGCACGCCTCTCCATCCTGCGATCAGTCGCAGAGGACTTGGGTTCAATCGTGTCCTCAGAAACTGCGACATGGACTGTTCAGCTTGGAACCCTCGTCGACTCGCTGGAGCGGTCGGTCAGTCCACTGGGCGGGGAGCAACGCGGAGCCGGCGCCGACACTGCTGATCGGTGA
- a CDS encoding DUF5655 domain-containing protein translates to MSDLKLFRITNGAAEELSSSSVALERSLQVVIERNMETLFGVRLLASEYSTGAKHGGRMDSLGIDENYSPVIFEYKRAVNENVINQGLFYLDWLMDHRGDFKLLVLDRLGTEAADAIDWRNPRLICVAGGFTRYDEHAVQQMNRSIELVRYRDFDGELLALELMSGTKVDATGTEGAPATPGPRTGSVAATKTVTEYLAQSPTELQDQYEALEAFCVALGDDVTKKTLKYYFAFRRLKNFACVEVHPQTRNLLLYLKVDPDSLTLEEGFSRDVRSIGHFGTGDLELRLRGPEDLQRAQPLIERSYDES, encoded by the coding sequence GTGTCTGATCTGAAGCTCTTCCGCATCACGAATGGCGCGGCGGAGGAACTGTCCAGCTCCTCGGTAGCGCTGGAACGATCCCTTCAGGTGGTGATCGAACGGAACATGGAGACCCTGTTCGGTGTGCGTCTCCTAGCCTCGGAGTACTCCACTGGCGCGAAGCACGGTGGTCGGATGGACTCTCTGGGCATCGACGAGAACTACAGCCCGGTGATCTTCGAGTACAAGCGCGCCGTCAACGAGAACGTCATCAACCAGGGCTTGTTCTACCTGGACTGGCTGATGGACCACCGTGGAGACTTCAAGCTGCTGGTCCTCGATCGCCTCGGAACAGAAGCAGCGGACGCGATCGACTGGCGCAATCCACGACTGATCTGTGTCGCGGGCGGCTTCACCCGATACGACGAGCACGCGGTGCAACAGATGAACCGCAGCATCGAACTCGTGCGCTACCGCGATTTCGACGGCGAGTTGCTGGCCCTGGAACTAATGAGTGGGACGAAGGTCGACGCCACGGGCACCGAGGGCGCGCCGGCAACTCCTGGACCTAGGACGGGCAGCGTTGCCGCGACGAAGACCGTCACCGAGTACCTGGCGCAGTCTCCAACGGAATTGCAGGACCAGTACGAGGCGCTCGAAGCCTTCTGCGTCGCACTGGGTGACGATGTCACCAAGAAGACTTTGAAGTACTACTTCGCCTTCCGCCGCTTGAAGAATTTCGCCTGCGTCGAAGTGCATCCGCAGACACGGAACCTGCTGCTCTACCTCAAAGTCGACCCTGACTCGCTCACGCTGGAAGAAGGATTCAGCCGCGATGTCAGATCCATCGGCCACTTCGGGACCGGAGATCTTGAGTTGCGGCTACGCGGGCCGGAGGACCTGCAGCGCGCTCAGCCATTGATCGAGCGCTCCTACGACGAGAGCTGA
- a CDS encoding type I restriction endonuclease subunit R: MVGKHSEEAFEESIERHLLERGWHQGQASSYRTDLGFDGFELISFVQASQPDAWEKLENHYGSTDAAQTALYKRISDEIDARGTLDVLRSGVEVNWVSFDLAYWRPAHRITPELWDLYALNRCTVTRQVHHSESNPHDSIDMMLSINGIPVATAELKNQVTGQGVQQAQHQYENDRNPADLLFRARSIVHFAVDQDVVSMTTRLAREQTRWLPFNQGSGGPGQQGGEGNPVNPGGYKTAYLWEQVWDRDAWLELFGSFVSEDTTGAKKSAKVKAHERRWLFPRFHQWHAVHTVTAHARSYGPGHNYLLQHSTGSGKSNTIAWLASALATLHTPSDDADLGKGAQTVGLSTDQPVFSRVIIVTDRVVLDRQLQDTVTGFEHTPGTIQKIDENSAQLRAALESAKARIIITTLQKFPVVAEHATQLAGARFAVIADEAHSSQTGEAATDLKAVLTGKKGEDALKAAESAEAADDAKSDGQDKLAARAAARGKQPNLSFFAFTATPKQKTLETFGERIPDTTAPEGFRLVPFHLYSMRQAIEEGFVLDVLKNYLTYSVYYRLANGLSSDDPELPKGKAAAALARFASLHPSAFSQKAEIIVEHFRAHTAAKIGGHAKAMVVTRSRLHAVRMKQAIDAYITSKKYTDIAALVAFSGTVTDPDVPEVQFTEPTMNGFSEGQLPKKFKTDDYQVLIVAEKYQTGFDEPLLHTMYVDKKLENVRAVQTLSRLNRIAPGKTDTFVLDFVNDADDIQAAFAPFFERTWAQPTDPNILSNLKTRLWQAGVLDGDEVDTLVDALLAQTGETNEALYAQTDLALARYLALPEDEREEFRTALRDFTRLYAFLAHVVPVGSPDMERIYLYGRVLLPRLPGEDEDGIVDLSGAAVLTHLRIENSAFTDASLTTVTDEESEQTGHKGTGQGKQHDDPRERLSSIIGLLNERFGTNLTETDQLFFEQAQADLADNEHVTAVAQHNDEDQFMSVFDDYLEGAMIDRHDINSGLLQAFLDKPDFRQALTQMIGREFYKTIRDAGESA; encoded by the coding sequence GTGGTGGGGAAGCACTCGGAGGAGGCGTTCGAAGAGTCGATTGAGCGGCATCTGTTGGAGCGCGGCTGGCACCAGGGGCAGGCTTCGTCGTACCGGACGGATCTGGGCTTCGACGGGTTCGAGCTGATCTCCTTCGTCCAGGCGTCGCAGCCGGACGCCTGGGAGAAGCTGGAAAACCATTACGGGTCAACGGATGCCGCACAGACTGCGCTCTACAAGCGGATCAGCGACGAGATCGATGCTCGCGGCACGCTGGACGTGCTGCGGAGCGGGGTTGAGGTCAACTGGGTCAGTTTCGATCTGGCGTATTGGCGGCCGGCGCACCGGATCACTCCGGAGTTGTGGGACCTGTATGCGTTGAACCGGTGCACGGTGACCCGGCAGGTGCATCACAGCGAGTCGAACCCGCACGACAGCATCGACATGATGCTGTCGATCAACGGGATCCCGGTCGCGACCGCGGAGTTGAAGAACCAGGTGACCGGGCAGGGGGTGCAGCAGGCGCAGCACCAGTACGAGAACGACCGCAACCCGGCGGACCTGCTCTTCCGGGCACGGTCGATCGTGCATTTCGCGGTGGACCAGGATGTGGTGTCGATGACCACCCGGTTGGCGCGGGAGCAGACTCGGTGGTTGCCGTTCAACCAGGGTTCCGGTGGTCCCGGTCAGCAGGGTGGCGAGGGGAACCCAGTGAACCCGGGCGGGTACAAGACGGCGTATCTGTGGGAGCAAGTCTGGGACCGTGACGCTTGGCTGGAGCTGTTCGGGTCGTTTGTGTCCGAAGACACCACGGGTGCGAAGAAGTCGGCGAAGGTCAAGGCGCACGAGCGGCGTTGGTTGTTCCCGCGGTTCCATCAGTGGCACGCGGTGCACACCGTGACCGCGCACGCTCGGTCGTACGGGCCGGGTCACAACTATCTGCTGCAGCACTCGACAGGGTCGGGGAAGTCGAACACGATCGCATGGCTCGCGTCGGCGTTGGCGACGTTGCATACCCCGTCCGACGACGCAGACCTGGGCAAGGGAGCCCAAACGGTCGGATTGAGCACGGATCAGCCGGTGTTCTCCAGAGTGATCATCGTGACCGACCGGGTAGTGCTGGATCGGCAGTTGCAGGACACGGTGACCGGGTTCGAGCACACGCCGGGCACGATCCAGAAGATCGACGAGAACTCTGCCCAGTTGCGGGCGGCGTTGGAGTCGGCCAAGGCGCGGATCATCATCACCACGCTGCAGAAGTTCCCCGTCGTTGCTGAGCACGCCACCCAGCTTGCCGGGGCACGGTTCGCGGTGATCGCTGATGAGGCGCACTCCTCGCAGACCGGTGAAGCCGCAACTGATCTCAAGGCCGTGCTCACCGGCAAGAAGGGCGAGGACGCCCTGAAGGCAGCCGAGTCCGCGGAGGCTGCGGATGACGCGAAGTCGGATGGGCAGGACAAGCTGGCGGCCCGGGCCGCGGCGCGGGGGAAGCAGCCGAACCTGTCGTTCTTCGCGTTCACCGCGACCCCGAAGCAGAAGACGTTGGAGACCTTCGGAGAACGCATCCCGGACACCACGGCCCCGGAGGGGTTCCGGTTGGTGCCGTTCCACTTGTATTCGATGCGGCAGGCGATCGAGGAGGGGTTCGTCCTCGATGTCTTGAAGAATTACCTGACCTACTCGGTGTACTACCGGCTGGCCAATGGCCTGTCCAGTGATGACCCGGAGCTGCCGAAGGGCAAGGCCGCGGCAGCGTTGGCACGGTTTGCGTCGTTGCACCCGTCGGCGTTCAGTCAGAAGGCCGAGATCATCGTCGAACACTTCCGCGCTCACACGGCGGCGAAGATCGGCGGCCACGCCAAAGCGATGGTGGTCACCCGGTCGCGATTGCACGCGGTGCGGATGAAGCAGGCGATCGACGCCTACATCACCTCGAAGAAGTACACAGACATCGCGGCGCTGGTCGCGTTCTCCGGGACCGTGACCGACCCGGATGTGCCAGAGGTGCAGTTCACCGAGCCGACAATGAACGGCTTCTCCGAAGGACAGTTGCCGAAGAAGTTCAAAACCGACGACTACCAGGTGCTGATCGTCGCGGAGAAGTACCAGACCGGGTTCGACGAGCCGTTGCTGCACACGATGTATGTCGACAAGAAGCTCGAAAACGTTCGAGCGGTGCAGACCTTGTCGCGGTTGAACCGGATCGCGCCGGGCAAGACCGACACGTTCGTGCTGGACTTCGTCAACGACGCCGACGACATACAGGCTGCGTTCGCGCCGTTCTTCGAACGCACCTGGGCCCAACCCACGGACCCGAACATCCTGTCCAACCTGAAGACCCGGCTCTGGCAAGCTGGTGTGCTGGACGGTGACGAGGTCGACACGTTGGTTGACGCGCTGCTTGCGCAGACCGGTGAGACCAACGAAGCGCTGTACGCGCAAACCGATCTGGCCCTAGCCCGGTATCTGGCGTTGCCGGAGGACGAGCGGGAAGAGTTCCGCACCGCGCTACGCGACTTCACCCGGCTCTACGCCTTCCTCGCGCATGTTGTCCCGGTCGGGTCACCCGACATGGAACGAATCTACCTCTACGGCCGCGTGCTGTTGCCGCGGCTACCCGGCGAGGACGAGGACGGCATCGTCGACCTGTCCGGTGCCGCAGTCCTGACTCACTTGCGGATCGAGAATTCCGCCTTCACCGACGCATCGCTGACCACGGTCACGGATGAGGAGTCCGAACAGACCGGGCACAAAGGCACCGGTCAGGGCAAACAGCACGACGACCCACGGGAGCGGTTGTCGTCGATCATCGGCCTGCTCAACGAACGCTTCGGCACCAACCTCACCGAAACGGACCAGCTGTTCTTCGAACAGGCACAAGCGGATCTGGCTGACAACGAGCACGTGACCGCGGTCGCGCAACACAACGACGAAGACCAGTTCATGTCCGTCTTCGACGACTACCTCGAAGGCGCCATGATCGACCGCCACGACATCAACAGCGGCCTGTTGCAAGCGTTCCTCGACAAACCCGACTTCCGACAAGCCCTCACCCAGATGATCGGCCGGGAGTTCTACAAGACGATTCGTGACGCAGGTGAGAGCGCATGA
- a CDS encoding restriction endonuclease subunit S has translation MTEIVALRRVADIVAGQSAPSDAVTDLSGGLPFLQGNAEFGREYPTPKYECATAPKRCQRGDLLLSVRAPVGAMNFADRAYGIGRGLAALRARTGDSRYLHYALTASSQELRAASSGSTFDAVTGDDLRELSICWQPDALQRRIADFLDDQVARIDEIIRLREDQIPALERRRFGLRGEIFSKGVSLAEQVQSHPILGPLPGGTRVMAVKRVVRDVGVGVVVNPSSYVSETGRPFLLGRNVRDGWIETVDVNRISDENNRCLPASRLKAGDVVMMRVGYPGRSAVVPPELDGANCASILIFKSPYGVRSDYLCEFFNGPQGRAQISLAAYGAAQAAVNVGDVVEFLLPVPPLEEQAEAMRIFRAKTDGIDQVSIEIVREVELLHERKRSLITAAVTGEFDVTTVSGRGVA, from the coding sequence ATGACCGAAATAGTCGCGTTGCGTCGAGTTGCTGACATTGTCGCGGGTCAGTCTGCACCCTCCGACGCCGTAACCGACCTGTCCGGTGGTCTGCCGTTCCTGCAGGGAAACGCAGAGTTCGGCAGGGAGTACCCGACGCCGAAGTACGAGTGCGCAACAGCGCCGAAGAGGTGTCAACGTGGCGACCTGCTTCTGTCGGTCCGAGCACCGGTTGGGGCAATGAACTTCGCAGACCGCGCCTATGGGATAGGCCGTGGCCTGGCTGCACTGCGGGCTCGGACGGGCGATTCGAGATACTTGCATTACGCGCTAACAGCCAGTAGTCAGGAACTCCGCGCCGCATCCTCGGGAAGCACGTTTGACGCAGTAACTGGCGACGACCTACGAGAGCTCTCTATCTGCTGGCAGCCAGATGCACTACAGCGGCGCATCGCAGATTTCCTGGACGACCAGGTCGCCCGTATCGACGAGATCATCCGCCTCCGCGAGGACCAGATCCCTGCGTTGGAGCGTCGCAGATTTGGTTTGCGCGGAGAGATCTTTTCGAAGGGTGTCTCGTTGGCGGAGCAGGTTCAGAGTCATCCGATTCTCGGGCCGTTGCCGGGCGGTACGCGTGTCATGGCCGTTAAGCGGGTGGTGCGCGATGTTGGGGTCGGTGTGGTTGTGAATCCCTCAAGCTACGTAAGCGAAACGGGACGCCCGTTTCTTCTTGGTCGAAACGTGCGAGATGGATGGATCGAGACTGTTGATGTGAATCGGATCTCGGACGAAAACAACCGATGCCTACCAGCGTCGCGTCTCAAGGCTGGTGATGTCGTGATGATGAGAGTCGGTTACCCCGGGCGATCTGCCGTCGTCCCGCCTGAATTGGATGGTGCGAACTGTGCATCGATCCTCATATTCAAGAGTCCGTACGGCGTTAGATCGGACTACCTGTGTGAGTTTTTCAATGGCCCGCAGGGGCGCGCGCAAATTAGTCTCGCCGCCTATGGCGCGGCTCAGGCTGCGGTGAACGTCGGCGACGTTGTTGAGTTCCTGCTTCCGGTGCCACCGTTGGAAGAGCAAGCGGAAGCAATGCGGATATTTCGCGCTAAGACGGACGGTATTGATCAGGTGAGCATCGAGATCGTCCGAGAAGTGGAGCTCCTGCACGAGCGGAAGCGGTCGCTGATCACTGCAGCGGTGACGGGTGAGTTCGACGTGACGACGGTATCGGGGAGAGGGGTGGCGTAA